AGGCAGGCAGCATGAACGCGCTCTTCCCTTCTGACGCTGCGATAGCGGAAACCACCTCGGAAACCGTCCGTGAGCGGTTGCGCGCTGGTGAGGAAATTGCTCTTCTCGATGTGCGTGAAGAAGCATTTTTTGCAGACGGACACCCGCTTTTTGCCGTCAATCTTCCGCTGGGCCGTATCGAGGAACTGGTGACGGGACTCATCCCCCGGCAGACCGTTCCGGTCGTGGTGTATGACAATGGTGAAGGGCTTGCTCGCCCTGCCATCAAACTGCTCAGGCAACTGGGCTACACGGCTGTTTCAGCGCTTGCCGGAAATCTGGACGGCTGGCGTGCGTCTGGAGGTGAACTGTTTATCGACGTGAACGTGCCGTCCAAGGCGTTCGGCGAACTGGTCGAGCATGTCCGTCATACGCCGTCCCTGCCGGCGGAAGAGGTGCACGCCCGCATCGCGCGCGGCGATGATCTTGTTATCCTCGATGCGCGGCGCTTCGTGGAATACAACACGATGTCCATTCCCGGCGGTCGTTCCGTGCCTGGAGCGGAGCTCGCCCTTCGGGTGCGTGATATAGCGCCGTCACCGGACACCACGGTGATCGTGAATTGCGCTGGTCGCACACGTTCGATCATCGGTACGCAGTCACTGGTCAATGCAGAAATTCCCAACCCTGTTTTCGCCCTGCGCAACGGCACGATTGGCTGGACGCTGGCCGGGTTCGAGCTTGATCATGAGGCCAGTCGCAAGGCTCCTGATTTCACGGAGACGAATCACGCAAAAGCTCGACAGCGGGCGCAGGAACTCGCCGAGAAAACGGGTGTTGAGTTCATTACTCCTGTCCAGTTTAAGGAATTGGACAGCCGGACAGACCGTTCACTTTACCGGCTCGACGTGCGTTCACCGGAGGAATATGAGTCCGGGCATCTGGCTGGTTTTCGTTCCGCTCCCGGCGGTCAGCTGGTGCAGGCAACGGATGAATGGATCGGTGTGCGTCACGGCACGATCGTTCTGACGGACACGGATGGTGTTCGTTCCCGCATGACAGGCCACTGGCTACGCCAGCTTGGATGGAAGCATGTTTATGTTCTTGATGACTGGACGGGCCTGAAGCAGGAAACCGGTCCACAATCTGTTCTCCTGCCGCGTCCTCTTGCTGTCGTTCCTTCGATCTCGCCTGCTGATCTTCTGGCTCAGAATACAAAATCCAATCCGCACTTGATCCTTGACCTTGCCACCAGCCGGGCATTCAGGGCAGGGCATGTTCCCGGAGCTTTCTTTATTATTCCGACGGATCTGGTGGGACACTCCGACGTTCTCGGGTCGCGACGGATCGTTCTGACTTCTCCTGATGGTGTCGCTGCACGGATCGCGGCTCGGCGTCTCGTGGAAAACGGTGTTGAAGCACAAGTGCTGGAAGGTGGAACCGCAGCGTGGAAAGCCGCTGGTCAGGCGCTTGAAACGGGTCTGTCCAAAGAAAATACTCTTTCAGAGCCGGTCGATATCTACAAACGACCTTATGAGGGCACAGACAACGCGAGGGAAGCCATGCAGGCTTATCTCGACTGGGAGTTTGGTCTTGTCGCCCAGCTTGAACGCGACGGCACGCATGGCTTTTCAGTACTGGAAACATAGAACCCGTATTGTTCACACGGATTGAGAGAGGAGAAGCAGGTGGCTGCTTCTCCTTTTTTTGTTTGTGGGGTTTGATTTTTGTGCAAGCGGTCGATTTTGTGGAAATGAAAAATCTTCCGATAAAATGACGGTACAATGAATAAAATTCTGATTTATTAAGAAACTGCAAAATATTTTGGATATGCTGGAGCATCAGAGGCGCGTGGTTTCCATGTAACTCTGATGTTTTTTCACGCCTTACAATGTAAAGCGTGCAGTGACGTAAATCGTGCGTGGGTCTGTGTAATATCCTGAATAATAGATCGGAAGGCCCTTGCCTTGCGTAAAGCTGGTCCCTTGCAGATAGCGTCGATCCAGCAGGTTGCGTCCCTGCACCTGTAGCTGCCAGCGTTTGTCGGGACTGGTCCAGCTCATCATGGCGTTGACGTAGGTCTGAGCCGGAATCCGGTCCTGCCGGTTGGCCAGAGAAGTCGTGTGCAGATTGGTCTGAAAGGAAACATCGGCGCCGATTATGAATGTACCCGGTAAAGACACAGGAATATGATAGGTCAGGGAACCCGCATTCTGAAAACGGGGTGACCAGGGCAGGGGGGCTCCGGCATAAGGCGTCGTGTTGTAAAGACTGCCGTCTGCCAGAGCAATATGGGTGGCATTCCCTTTGAACTTGTCCAGAGACGAATAAAGATAGGAGGCGGTGTAGTGCAGATCGAGATCTTTTGTGATCTTGAAGAATGTTTCGATCTCGGCGCCTGCGGAATGACCTTTTCCCGCGTTGAACCGACGACTCAATCCTGAGGATGGATCAAGTGTTGTCAACTGGATATCATCAAACTGATTCCAGAACAGGGCGCCATTAAAGCGTACACGTCCGGGTAGCGGGTCGGTTTTAACCCCGACTTCGTAGGTCGTGACAATTTCTGGTTTGTAGGGGATGGATGCCTGAAGACTGCCTGTGGCTCCCGGAGACTGCGCACGGAAGTCGTAACCTGCCGATTTGCCGCCCTGCGAGATGGAAGCATATGTCATCAGGTTCGGACGCGCCTGCCAGGTGATCGCGCCTTTGGGCAGGAGCTGTGTCCAGCTCTTGTTGCCGGAAGCAGTCCACGCAATCCCGCCCTGCGGAGATGAGGACAGGAGTGTCGCGAGCTGGTTGGCCACTGTAGTAATATGATTGCCGCCTGCCAGATAACTCAGCGTTTCAGAGTTCGAATGATTCTCCCAGTTGAATCGCAATCCTGCTGTCAGAGTCACGGTCGGGCTCAGATGATAGTGCGCTTCTCCATACACGGCCCAGTTACGATTGAGCTGGTCGATGACTGCATTGACCGGCATATAGCGGATGTCGGCCGGATTGTTCGTCAGTGTGCCGTAGGAGTTGTTGGCATTGCGGTTTGTAAACCAGTCTTCATACAGGAAATAGGCGCCGACATTGAAATCGAGTCGGCCGTAATCACCATGCAGGCGCAGTTCTTCCGAATACATCCTGTCTTTGTAAGAGAGTTGCTGTGATCCACGGGAATAGATATCGCCGTAATTGTCATACATGCCCTTGTCGTCATATCCCCGGATGCCGGTGATTGAAAACAGGGTCAGATGTGGCGAGATGGTATAACGGACATTGCCGGTAAATCCGGCCTGTGTGTAGCTGTTTTTTGGAAAAGCCGGATTGTAGTTGCCGTATTTGTAGTAGTTCAACAGATTGCCGACACCACGGTTGGTGCTGCCATCCACAGTGCCGTCGAAGGCAAGCGTGATGTCCCAGTCTTCATTCGGCGTAAAGCGGAGTTTACCACGTGCCTGTGTGTAGTCGATATTGTTGGTGTCCTTGTTGACAGCATAGTTATGATCGATGCCGTCACGGGCATGATGGTCGAAGGCGATGCTGCCATAGAGCTTGTCTTTCAGGATTGCGCCACTTGCCGCCACCCCGACCTGCCATTCATTATAGGTGCCGTAGCCGGTCTGAACCACGACGCGCCTTTTGTTGGTCGGCACGATGGTATTGATGTGTACTGCACCTCCCTCAGACTGATGACCAATAGACGTGACAGGTCCACGATCAATCTGGATATTCTCCACATCGAGCAGTTCCTGCATGTTGCCCATATTGCGCGGCAGATAGACACCATCAATATAGGTGCCGACAGAGGGTTCACCTTGCGGGTCGATTTCTCCAATGCCGCGAATGAAGTAATTTATGACTGAATAACCGGGCATATTGTTGGGAATGTAGAGATTGGGTGTCAGGCGTGCGAGCTGTTTTGTGCTTTGTACCCCCAGACGATCAAGACGTTCCGCGGACATCAATGTCGCAGAAGACGGCGTTTTCTGAAGGACGGCATCCTTACGGGCCGTGCGATTTTTTCCTGTAACGCTTAGAGTCTCCGCCTGAGTTGATGCTCTTACGGCATGAGGCGTCTTGCTGCGACGCAATAACGGCCTCGATCCGGAAGTTACTTTTTCTGTATCCGGATGCAGGGTGTTCGGTGTCGCTGCAAAAACATCCTGTGCAGATCCGAAAAAAAGTGTTGCGCAGCATGTCGTCTGCAGGAGGATGGAGTGACGGAAACGTTTGTTTCCAAAGGACTCTGTCGAATGAACGCCATGACGAAAATACATTGCCGCTTCGGTCTCATTTGCAGGAGAATAAAACGTGAAGAATGTCTTGCATTTTTCACTTGTCTTGCATGTTCGCCAAAACTTCTTCCGCCGTCGATCAATTAATGTAAAAGAGACCGTTGATTCCGTCTCTTTATTATGGATTCACAATGCTCATTCATTTTTCAAGAATTTTTCATGATTGTGACGTGATAATTCATGAAAGGATGAATGCTGGTTGATTCATGGATTTGAACGGAGCGCACATGACATTCTTCACGGGACGCCTTTCCCGCCGCCGTTTTGGTCTTGGAGCGCTTTCTTCTCTTTGCAGTGCGCCACTTCTGACATCCCGCAGCCTTCATGCGGAGGAACTTGCATCCGTTACACTGCGTGTTGCGAGTTTTCGGGGAATGGATTCCACAATCCTTCCTGCTACCGGTCTTGCGGATTTTCCTTACAAGGTGGAATTCAGCGAGTTCAATTCAGGAAATCTTATTGCGCAGGCCATCAACGCTGATGCAATTGATGTGGGAGGGTGGAGCGAAATCCCACTGGCCTTCATTGCGGCCTCGGGCGCACGTGTGAAAGTGGTTGCTACCGTTGATGGACCGACAACTGACCAGGCGATTATTGTGCCGGCAAATTCTCCTGCCCGTTCATTCGCCGATCTGAAAAATCGCAAGATTGGATATATCCGTTCAACAACCGCTCATTACTTTCTGATCCACATGCTTGCGAAGGCGGGCCTCACTCTTGCCGACGTCACGCCTGTACCTTTGGGCATGAGCCAGGGTCTTACGGCGCTGAAGTCAGGCAGTCTCGATGCCTGGGCAACCTATGGTTATGTGATTCCCATGGTTGTGGGGGATGGCTCTGCACGTGTTCTGGAGAGTGCCGAAAATATCCTTTCAGGACATTACTTCATCGGGGCTAATCCTGTTCGGCTTCCCGATCCTGCCTTTCGATTGGCTGTTGCGGATTACATCAACCGTCTGGGAAAGGCTTACGCGCTTCTGACGCAGAACAAGAAAAAGTGGGCAAAGGTCATTTCTCCGGTTATTCAGATTCCGGAAACCATCGTGCTGAGCGATCTCAACGCGCAGAACCGTCCGTATCGTATACGCCCCTGGAACGAAGGCGATATCCGGAGTGCTCAGAATGTTGTCGATACCTTTATCGAGCAGCGCCTCATTTCTACACGTCCTGATCTGAAATCTGTTTTTTCAAATGATCTGAGGCCGCTTCTCAAAGGGTAGGGCCTGGTAACAATGAGTATGATGGAAGCCTGAAACTGGGTGATGGCGGCCGGGACCATTCTGTGCGCGATAAAGGATCCAATCGGCGGAGTCCTTTTTGTCTGCGCTTGAGTTATTCACTCTTGATGATCTGGCGAACTCAAATGACGGGTTAATGGCTTCGCCCGACCGTCAGGATAAAAGATTTCCGCTTTGAGTTCGCTCTATTCGTCAACCCCCAGATGTTTCAGAAGTGTTGAGCGCAACTGCACAAAAGCAGGATCGTAATGGCGTCGTGGGTGCGGAAGCGAAATACGCAATTCTGCCCGGATGCGGCCTTCTTCAAGCACGACAGCCCGATCCGCCAGCAGAAGCGCTTCGTCCACATCATGCGTTACCAGCAGGACGGCGCTTTTGTGACGCTGCCAGAGGGACGACACCAGATCCTGCATGTGCAGGCGTGTCAGCGCGTCCAGTGCGGCAAATGGTTCATCCAGCATCAGGAATTTTGGTTCCCGAATGAGCGCACGCGCCAGCGCTGCACGCTGGGCTTCTCCTCCGGACAAGGTCAGTGGCCACGCATCCGTGCGGTGCCCAAGTCCCACTTCTTCGAGAACCTTGCGTGCGTCAGAGCGTGTTGCGCCGGTTTTCCCAAGCATGACGTTCTGCCAGACTTTTTTCCATGGCAGGAGACGACTTTCCTGAAACACCACGGCGGATTCCTGCGGGCATGAAATCTGCCCCTCCCTGACGGGGTCGAGGCCAGACAGGGCGCGCAGTAACGTCGATTTGCCCGAACCGCTCCGGCCAAGCAGGGCGACAAACTCGCCCTGGGCAATATCCAGATTCAGTTTGTCCAGTACGGGAGAACCGTTTCCGAAACGACGGCTCAGGCCGCGCACACTGACTGCCGGCTGGAGATCAGTGGCGACTGTGGCCAGAGGAGATATGTAGTTCATCCGATGTTTCCCGTCCGCTGGATGTGGAGAGGACGCCAGACCAGCGCCCGGTGTTCCAGCATCCGGACGCACTGATCAGAGATCAGTCCGAGAAGACCATAGATGGCAAGACCCACGAATATGATGTCGGTGCGGAGGAAATCCTGTGCATCCATCATCATGTGTCCGATGCCGCTGTCGGCGTTGACCTGTTCGGCCACGACAAGCATCAGCCATGAAATGCCGACCGCAAAGCGGATGCCGACCAGCAGATCGGGCAACGCACCGGGCAGGATCACGTCACGGATCGTCTGACTGCGTGACAGGCGCAGGGTGCGTGTCATTTCCAGCAGTTTGGGGTCGATCGAACGGATGCCTTTGTGCAGGTTGAGATAGATAGGGAATGTGGAACCAAGAGCCACGAGAAGGATCTTCGGCGTTTCTCCGATGCCGAACCAGAGAATGAAGAGAGGCACAAGCGCCAGAACGGGCAGGGTACGAAAAATCTGGAGAGGCGCGTCCACGATATTTTCACCAAGCCGGGACAGGCCGGAAATCAGGGCGAGACCGATTCCCACCACCACAGCCAGAGAAAGGCCCGCAACAGCGCGGAGAAGGGAGACACCCATATTGGTCGAAAGCGTGCCGTCCTGAACAAGAGTCCAGCCTGTTCCCAGTATCTGGACAGGAGATGCGACCAGTCTGGTGGAAAGCAGTCCCGTGGAGCAGGCGGCCTGCCAGCACAGGATCATCAGGAGAGGAGAAAGGTAGCGGCCGAAGTTCCGGTAAGGCAGTCTGCTGAGCCATTTTCTTCTGGAAGGAGAAAACGTGGCGACAGAAGGGATTGCAAACCGGGATACGGAAGAGGCGTCGCTATGCTGGACTGCGCCTGACATGGCCTGATGACTCCACGTTGTTGTTTTCAATGAGAGCATACTTTCATATTTGCACTTTCATATAAGGTGAATTATTTTCATATCACGTATTTGCGTGATTTGATTGAATTGTGCGACATGAAGTGGTGGTTTCTCGGGAATGAAGCAGATAGTGTCAGGCCGCCGGTTCAAGGCGTTTCATCTTTG
The Acetobacter aceti genome window above contains:
- a CDS encoding rhodanese-like domain-containing protein, whose product is MNALFPSDAAIAETTSETVRERLRAGEEIALLDVREEAFFADGHPLFAVNLPLGRIEELVTGLIPRQTVPVVVYDNGEGLARPAIKLLRQLGYTAVSALAGNLDGWRASGGELFIDVNVPSKAFGELVEHVRHTPSLPAEEVHARIARGDDLVILDARRFVEYNTMSIPGGRSVPGAELALRVRDIAPSPDTTVIVNCAGRTRSIIGTQSLVNAEIPNPVFALRNGTIGWTLAGFELDHEASRKAPDFTETNHAKARQRAQELAEKTGVEFITPVQFKELDSRTDRSLYRLDVRSPEEYESGHLAGFRSAPGGQLVQATDEWIGVRHGTIVLTDTDGVRSRMTGHWLRQLGWKHVYVLDDWTGLKQETGPQSVLLPRPLAVVPSISPADLLAQNTKSNPHLILDLATSRAFRAGHVPGAFFIIPTDLVGHSDVLGSRRIVLTSPDGVAARIAARRLVENGVEAQVLEGGTAAWKAAGQALETGLSKENTLSEPVDIYKRPYEGTDNAREAMQAYLDWEFGLVAQLERDGTHGFSVLET
- a CDS encoding TonB-dependent receptor, coding for MRRSKTPHAVRASTQAETLSVTGKNRTARKDAVLQKTPSSATLMSAERLDRLGVQSTKQLARLTPNLYIPNNMPGYSVINYFIRGIGEIDPQGEPSVGTYIDGVYLPRNMGNMQELLDVENIQIDRGPVTSIGHQSEGGAVHINTIVPTNKRRVVVQTGYGTYNEWQVGVAASGAILKDKLYGSIAFDHHARDGIDHNYAVNKDTNNIDYTQARGKLRFTPNEDWDITLAFDGTVDGSTNRGVGNLLNYYKYGNYNPAFPKNSYTQAGFTGNVRYTISPHLTLFSITGIRGYDDKGMYDNYGDIYSRGSQQLSYKDRMYSEELRLHGDYGRLDFNVGAYFLYEDWFTNRNANNSYGTLTNNPADIRYMPVNAVIDQLNRNWAVYGEAHYHLSPTVTLTAGLRFNWENHSNSETLSYLAGGNHITTVANQLATLLSSSPQGGIAWTASGNKSWTQLLPKGAITWQARPNLMTYASISQGGKSAGYDFRAQSPGATGSLQASIPYKPEIVTTYEVGVKTDPLPGRVRFNGALFWNQFDDIQLTTLDPSSGLSRRFNAGKGHSAGAEIETFFKITKDLDLHYTASYLYSSLDKFKGNATHIALADGSLYNTTPYAGAPLPWSPRFQNAGSLTYHIPVSLPGTFIIGADVSFQTNLHTTSLANRQDRIPAQTYVNAMMSWTSPDKRWQLQVQGRNLLDRRYLQGTSFTQGKGLPIYYSGYYTDPRTIYVTARFTL
- a CDS encoding ABC transporter substrate-binding protein codes for the protein MTFFTGRLSRRRFGLGALSSLCSAPLLTSRSLHAEELASVTLRVASFRGMDSTILPATGLADFPYKVEFSEFNSGNLIAQAINADAIDVGGWSEIPLAFIAASGARVKVVATVDGPTTDQAIIVPANSPARSFADLKNRKIGYIRSTTAHYFLIHMLAKAGLTLADVTPVPLGMSQGLTALKSGSLDAWATYGYVIPMVVGDGSARVLESAENILSGHYFIGANPVRLPDPAFRLAVADYINRLGKAYALLTQNKKKWAKVISPVIQIPETIVLSDLNAQNRPYRIRPWNEGDIRSAQNVVDTFIEQRLISTRPDLKSVFSNDLRPLLKG
- a CDS encoding ABC transporter ATP-binding protein; the protein is MNYISPLATVATDLQPAVSVRGLSRRFGNGSPVLDKLNLDIAQGEFVALLGRSGSGKSTLLRALSGLDPVREGQISCPQESAVVFQESRLLPWKKVWQNVMLGKTGATRSDARKVLEEVGLGHRTDAWPLTLSGGEAQRAALARALIREPKFLMLDEPFAALDALTRLHMQDLVSSLWQRHKSAVLLVTHDVDEALLLADRAVVLEEGRIRAELRISLPHPRRHYDPAFVQLRSTLLKHLGVDE
- a CDS encoding ABC transporter permease; amino-acid sequence: MILCWQAACSTGLLSTRLVASPVQILGTGWTLVQDGTLSTNMGVSLLRAVAGLSLAVVVGIGLALISGLSRLGENIVDAPLQIFRTLPVLALVPLFILWFGIGETPKILLVALGSTFPIYLNLHKGIRSIDPKLLEMTRTLRLSRSQTIRDVILPGALPDLLVGIRFAVGISWLMLVVAEQVNADSGIGHMMMDAQDFLRTDIIFVGLAIYGLLGLISDQCVRMLEHRALVWRPLHIQRTGNIG